In the Populus trichocarpa isolate Nisqually-1 chromosome 1, P.trichocarpa_v4.1, whole genome shotgun sequence genome, one interval contains:
- the LOC7485121 gene encoding pentatricopeptide repeat-containing protein At5g66520, with protein sequence MMSSSSLSSSLHCFPPPSPTFQNLKNNDRLIHNFNTPLELKQLHARLIKTNTPLSILPLTKVAFVCALSPSFSYAHQIFSHLLEIPQTSIWNSCLIRFAEGDCPSNALLLFYQMRLFDVLPDTFTCSFVLKACLKLSDVVNGKTIHGLFQKLGFGSNLFLQNMILNLYGLCGEMGDAMLLFEKMPQRDAVTWNIVIAQLAKRGDIDGAYGFFLRMPNKNVRSWTSMISGFVQCGKPNEAIDLFMKLEDEAVRPNEVTVVSVLAACADLGDLDLGRIVHEYSTKSGFKRNVHVCNTLIDMYVKCGCLENARRVFYEMEERTVVSWSAMIAGLAMHGQAEEALCLFSEMIKLGVKPNGVTFIGLLHACSHMGLIDEGRRFFASMTADYGVIPQIEHYGCVVDLFSRAGLLEEAHEFILSMPIKPNGVVWGALLGGCKVHKNIDLAEEAIKHLSELDPLNDGYYVVISNIYAEAERWEDAARVRKLMKDRGVKKTSGWSSITVNGVVHEFVAGDQTHPQAEDICKIWDKLLVKMKRRGYAPKTSVVLLDMEEKEKEKFLYRHSEKLAVVFGLMTTPEGTPIRIMKNLRVCEDCHAALKIISGIVSREIIVRDRNRFHCFRDGQCSCRDFW encoded by the coding sequence ATGATGTCCTCTTCCTCTCTATCTTCTTCCCTTCACTGTTTCCCACCACCTTCCCCTACTTTCCAAAACCTCAAAAATAATGATCGCCTGATCCACAATTTCAACACTCCACTTGAGCTAAAACAACTCCATGCCCGCCTTATCAAAACCAACACTCCTCTCTCTATcctccctttaaccaaagttgcTTTTGTTTGTGCTCTCTCCCCTTCCTTCTCTTATGCCCACCAAATCTTTTCtcatctccttgaaatacctCAAACTTCCATTTGGAATTCTTGTTTAATACGTTTTGCTGAGGGTGATTGCCCTTCTAATGCCCTTTTGTTGTTTTATCAAATGCGTTTGTTTGATGTCTTGCCTGATACTTTCACTTGTTCTTTTGTCCTAAAAGCGTGTCTGAAACTATCTGATGTTGTGAATGGTAAAACCATTCATGGGCTTTTTCAGAAGCTTGGGTTTGGCTCAAATTTGTTCTTGCAAAATATGATCTTGAATTTGTATGGTCTGTGTGGGGAGATGGGTGATGCTATGTTGTTGTTTGAGAAAATGCCGCAACGAGATGCTGTTACTTGGAATATAGTGATAGCCCAGTTGGCCAAGAGGGGAGATATTGATGGTGCTTATGGCTTTTTCTTGCGGATGCCTAACAAGAATGTTAGGTCATGGACTTCGATGATTTCGGGTTTTGTTCAGTGTGGCAAACCTAATGAGGCTATTGATTTGTTTATGAAGTTGGAAGATGAAGCGGTGAGGCCGAATGAGGTGACTGTTGTTTCTGTTCTTGCAGCTTGTGCTGATCTAGGTGATCTAGATCTTGGGAGGATTGTTCATGAATACTCGACAAAAAGTGGGTTTAAGAGAAATGTTCATGTTTGTAATACCTTGATTGATATGTATGTCAAATGTGGATGCTTGGAGAATGCCAGAAGAGTTTTTTATGAAATGGAAGAACGGACTGTGGTGTCATGGTCAGCAATGATTGCTGGGCTTGCAATGCATGGACAAGCAGAGGAAGCTCTGTGTCTTTTCTCTGAGATGATCAAACTAGGTGTGAAGCCTAATGGGGTTACTTTTATTGGGCTCTTGCATGCATGTAGCCACatgggattgattgatgagggTCGTAGGTTTTTTGCTAGCATGACTGCGGATTATGGTGTAATTCCACAGATTGAGCATTATGGTTGCGTGGTTGACCTTTTTAGTAGGGCAGGGCTTCTTGAAGAGGCTCACGAGTTTATCTTGAGCATGCCTATTAAGCCAAATGGAGTGGTGTGGGGGGCTCTCCTTGGTGGGTGCAAAGTTCACAAAAACATTGATTTGGCTGAGGAAGCAATAAAACACCTTTCTGAATTGGATCCTCTTAATGATGGGTACTATGTGGTTATATCAAACATTTATGCAGAAGCAGAACGATGGGAAGACGCAGCAAGGGTGAGGAAGTTGATGAAAGATCGAGGGGTGAAGAAGACAAGTGGGTGGAGTTCAATCACTGTTAATGGAGTGGTTCATGAGTTTGTTGCTGGAGATCAGACACACCCTCAGGCTGAGGATATATGCAAGATATGGGACAAACTACTGGTCAAAATGAAGCGTAGAGGATATGCACCTAAGACATCTGTAGTTCTGTTGGACatggaagagaaagagaaggagaagtttTTGTATCGTCACAGTGAGAAATTAGCTGTGGTTTTTGGGTTAATGACCACGCCAGAGGGAACACCCATCAGGATTATGAAAAATCTCCGTGTTTGTGAGGACTGCCATGCTGCCTTGAAAATCATATCAGGTATTGTCAGTCGAGAGATAATTGTACGTGACAGAAACCGTTTCCATTGTTTTAGAGATGGCCAGTGTTCTTGTAGGGATTTTTGGTAA